A window from Gossypium raimondii isolate GPD5lz chromosome 7, ASM2569854v1, whole genome shotgun sequence encodes these proteins:
- the LOC105785631 gene encoding uncharacterized protein LOC105785631, with amino-acid sequence MLREMKTFNLGWLLFAAVLLISALPFSQASRTKQHKVKTGVFRSPQFVLGPGSVANKLFSNIDFPRGHIALKSFDAEVVDESGNPIPLYDTYLHHWLVLKFYVRKGLENQDISKLNNSDYISGRNSGICQDGALDQFFGLGSETRRTKTHIPDPYGIETGNPTKIPSGFVEIWGLNVHAIDTRGVEDRTGCTECRCDLYNVTKEEDGTPLSPNYDGGLSCCYDGTKCRLKDGFIGIERNLYLQYTVKWIDMNSLIVPVNIYIFDVSDIWKKSRNSTGINSEHNCQVEYQVESCRATGSANDKCIDAKSVSLEMPFGGYLVYGVAHQHAGGTGSALYGKDGRSLCSSIPIYGTGEEAGNESGYIVGMSTCYPKPGTKKISKGETLILESNYSSIKQHTGVMGLFYILVAETLA; translated from the exons ATGTTGAG GGAAATGAAGACTTTCAATCTTGGATGGTTACTTTTTGCTGCAGTTTTGTTGATTTCAGCTCTACCATTTTCACAAGCCTCTCGGACTAAACAACATAAGGTAAAAACTGGTGTTTTCCGATCACCTCAGTTCGTGCTCGGGCCGGGATCGGTAGCGAATAAACTTTTTTCAAATATCGATTTTCCGAGAGGTCATATTGCCTTAAAAAGTTTCGATGCTGAGGTTGTTGATGAAAGTGGGAATCCAATTCCATTGTATGATACTTACTTGCATCATTGGCTAGTTCTTAAATTCTATGTACGTAAAGGTTTGGAAAATCAAGACATTTCAAAGCTCAACAATTCGGATTATATTTCGGGGAGAAATAGCGGAATATGTCAAGATGGAGCACTTGATCAATTTTTTGGTCTCGGTTCCGAGACACGAAGAACTAAGACTCATATCCCTGATCCTTACGGGATAGAAACCGGTAACCCTACTAAGATTCCATCAGGGTTTGTAGAAATATGGGGGTTGAACGTCCATGCTATCGATACAAGGGGAGTGGAAGATAGGACGGGATGTACCGAATGTCGGTGCGATTTGTATAATGTTACCAAGGAGGAAGATGGAACACCTTTGAGTCCAAATTATGATGGGGGACTATCATGTTGCTATGATGGCACAAAATGTAGGTTGAAAGATGGGTTTATTGGTATCGAAAGAAACCTTTACCTCCAATACACCGTGAAGTGGATCGATATGAATAGTTTGATTGTGCcagttaatatttatatatttgatgttTCTGATATTTGGAAGAAATCTCGTAATTCAACTGGGATTAATTCAGAGCACAATTGCCag GTGGAGTATCAAGTTGAATCTTGTCGTGCCACGGGATCGGCAAACGACAAATGCATTGACGCCAAAAGCGTTAGTCTCGAAATGCCATTTGGTGGTTATTTGGTATATGGTGTTGCACACCAACATGCGGGCGGCACTGGTTCTGCTCTCTATGGGAAG GACGGCCGGAGTTTATGCTCTTCGATACCGATTTACGGGACGGGAGAGGAAGCTGGAAACGAAAGTGGTTATATCGTAGGAATGTCGACCTGCTACCCTAAACCAGGAACtaagaaaatatcaaaaggGGAGACTCTAATTTTAGAGTCTAATTACAGCAGTATCAAACAGCATACTGGAGTTATGGGGCTATTCTACATATTGGTGGCCGAGACATTGGCTTAG
- the LOC105785626 gene encoding calcium-dependent mitochondrial ATP-magnesium/phosphate carrier protein 2, producing the protein MEAKPKPECCNPVKKRGPVSMEHVLLALGETKEERDLRIRSLFSFFDAADVGFLDYTQIEKGLSALQIPAEYKYANDLLKVCDANRDGCVDYYEFKRYMDDKELELYRIFQAIDVEHSGCILPEELWDALVKAGIQINDEKLAQFVEHVDKDNNGIITFEEWRDFLLLYPHEANVENIYHHWERVCHVDIGEHAVIPQGINKHVPRINSFIAGGIAGAFSRTATAPFDRLKVVLQVQTTRTSILPAVTKILKEEGFLGFFRGNGLNIVKVTPESAIKFYTFEMLKDVIGEHMGDNKGDIGAGGKLVVGGVAGAVAQSTIYPMDLVKTRLQTCASEGGKAPHLGKLTRDIWVQEGPRAFYKGLVPSIFGIIPYASIDLTVYETLRDFSRTHILQDSEPGPLVNICCGAISGALGATCIYPLQVIRTRMQAQRTTSNTVYNGISDVFWRTYRKEGYRGFYKGLIPTLLKVVPAASSSYLVYEAMKKRLNFD; encoded by the exons ATGGAGGCCAAACCCAAACCTGAATGTTGCAACCCGGTAAAAAAAAGGGGTCCTGTTTCAATGGAACATGTTCTTTTAGCATTAGGGGAAACCAAAGAAGAAAGGGATTTGAGGATTCGTAGTTTGTTCAGTTTTTTCGATGCAGCTGATGTGGGATTCTTGGATTATACTCAAATCGAAAAGGGTCTTTCAGCTTTACAGATTCCTGCTGAGTATAAGTATGCCAATGATCTTTTGAAAGTTTGTGATGCAAACAGAGATGGGTGTGTAGATTATTATGAGTTTAAGAGGTATATGGATGATAAAGAGCTTGAACTTTATAGGATTTTTCAAGCTATTGATGTGGAACATAGTGGTTGCATTTTGCCTGAAGAGCTTTGGGATGCACTTGTTAAAGCTG GGATTCAAATCAACGATGAGAAACTTGCTCAATTTGTGGAGCATGTCGATAAGGACAATAATGGGATTATAACATTCGAAGAATGGAGGGATTTCCTTTTACTCTACCCTCACGAAGCTAATGTCGAGAACATCTATCATCATTGGGAAAGGGTTTGCCATGTAGATATTGGAGAACATGCTGTTATTCCTCAAGGCATCAATAAACACGTTCCGAGAATCAATTCTTTTATTGCAGGGGGAATAGCAGGTGCGTTTTCTCGTACTGCAACTGCCCCTTTCGATCGCCTGAAAGTTGTTTTGCAGGTTCAGACTACACGTACAAGTATTCTGCCTGCTGTAACGAAGATATTGAAGGAAGAAGGTTTTTTGGGATTTTTCCGAGGTAATGGGTTAAATATCGTGAAGGTAACACCCGAAAGTGCTATCAAGTTCTATACATTCGAAATGCTAAAGGATGTAATAGGAGAGCATATGGGGGATAACAAGGGTGATATAGGTGCTGGTGGGAAACTTGTTGTCGGTGGTGTTGCGGGTGCAGTGGCACAATCCACTATCTACCCAATGGATCTTGTAAAAACACGATTGCAAACTTGTGCTTCCGAAGGTGGAAAGGCTCCGCATCTAGGGAAGTTAACCCGGGATATATGGGTTCAAGAGGGACCTCGAGCATTTTACAAAGGTCTTGTGCCATCTATTTTCGGAATTATCCCTTATGCCAGTATCGACCTTACCGTCTATGAGACCTTGAGAGATTTCTCAAGGACACATATTCTTCAGGACAGTG AACCCGGTCCTCTAGTGAATATATGTTGCGGTGCAATCTCCGGAGCTTTAGGAGCAACATGCATTTACCCTTTGCAGGTTATTCGAACAAG AATGCAAGCACAACGTACCACGTCGAACACGGTGTATAACGGGATATCGGACGTATTTTGGAGAACATATAGGAAGGAAGGTTATAGAGGATTCTACAAAGGACTAATACCAACTCTTCTCAAGGTAGTCCCTGCTGCAAGCAGTTCATATTTGGTTTATGAGGCAATGAAAAAGAGACtaaactttgattag